One window from the genome of Salvia splendens isolate huo1 chromosome 9, SspV2, whole genome shotgun sequence encodes:
- the LOC121746952 gene encoding acetylserotonin O-methyltransferase-like isoform X2 — MRKHRITSKNQRANSIDKMDAKSIKEEKAEVEIWQYIFGFTPMAVVKCAIELEIADAVESHGGAVSLPDLASAVACSPSALGRIMRYLTHRGFFELKESTNQYANTPLSLLLLKSGVNTIAPLLVMEASPWMLAPWHGLSASASRSGGSGFKAAHGEEIWEFGSHNPAESKLFNDGMACHARRAVSEIVEQYGEVFEGIDCLVDVGGGDGTTLHCIVEACPWIRGINYDLPHVVSAAQVRQGVEHVAGDMFEYVPNADAAFIKILTKCREAIPKETGKVIIAEAVIVEGEEDKYRDVKLALDVAMLSHTEKGKERTIEEWDLVIKGAGFSSFTVQHIGSIISIIEAYP, encoded by the exons ATGAGGAAGCATCGCATAACCTCAAAAAATCAGCGCGCAAACTCAATCGATAAAATGGATGCTAAATCAATCAAAGAAGAGAAGGCTGAGGTAGAAATCTGGCAATATATATTCGGCTTCACTCCAATGGCCGTAGTGAAGTGCGCAATCGAGCTCGAAATCGCCGACGCCGTCGAGAGCCACGGCGGCGCCGTGTCTCTGCCCGACCTCGCCTCCGCCGTCGCCTGCTCGCCCTCCGCCCTCGGCCGCATCATGCGGTACTTGACCCACCGCGGCTTCTTCGAGCTCAAAGAATCCACAAATCAATACGCCAacactcctctctctctcctacttttaaaAAGCGGAGTGAATACCATCGCTCCGCTTTTGGTGATGGAGGCCAGCCCCTGGATGCTGGCCCCGTGGCACGGTCTGTCCGCAAGCGCCTCCCGCAGCGGAGGTTCGGGATTCAAGGCCGCGCACGGGGAGGAAATCTGGGAGTTCGGGTCCCACAATCCGGCTGAGAGCAAGCTATTCAACGATGGGATGGCGTGCCACGCTAGGCGGGCGGTGTCTGAGATCGTGGAGCAGTATGGCGAGGTCTTTGAAGGGATCGATTGCTTGGTGGATGTCGGCGGAGGGGACGGCACGACTCTCCATTGTATCGTGGAGGCATGCCCGTGGATCCGGGGGATCAACTACGATCTCCCCCACGTTGTCTCTGCGGCTCAGGTGAGACAAGGTGTGGAGCATGTCGCCGGGGACATGTTTGAATATGTCCCAAATGCTGATGCTGCTTTCATCAAG ATACTGACAAAATGCCGGGAAGCGATTCCCAAGGAGACGGGGAAGGTGATAATCGCGGAGGCGGTGATCGTTGAGGGAGAAGAAGACAAGTACCGCGACGTTAAGCTGGCACTCGACGTGGCCATGTTGTCTCACACAGAAAAAGGGAAAGAGAGGACTATTGAAGAGTGGGATTTAGTGATCAAAGGAGCTGGTTTCAGTAGCTTCACTGTCCAACATATTGGCTCCATTATTTCTATTATTGAAGCCTATCCTTGA
- the LOC121746952 gene encoding acetylserotonin O-methyltransferase-like isoform X1, producing MRKHRITSKNQRANSIDKMDAKSIKEEKAEVEIWQYIFGFTPMAVVKCAIELEIADAVESHGGAVSLPDLASAVACSPSALGRIMRYLTHRGFFELKESTNQYANTPLSLLLLKSGVNTIAPLLVMEASPWMLAPWHGLSASASRSGGSGFKAAHGEEIWEFGSHNPAESKLFNDGMACHARRAVSEIVEQYGEVFEGIDCLVDVGGGDGTTLHCIVEACPWIRGINYDLPHVVSAAQVRQGVEHVAGDMFEYVPNADAAFIKWVLHDWSDDECVQILTKCREAIPKETGKVIIAEAVIVEGEEDKYRDVKLALDVAMLSHTEKGKERTIEEWDLVIKGAGFSSFTVQHIGSIISIIEAYP from the exons ATGAGGAAGCATCGCATAACCTCAAAAAATCAGCGCGCAAACTCAATCGATAAAATGGATGCTAAATCAATCAAAGAAGAGAAGGCTGAGGTAGAAATCTGGCAATATATATTCGGCTTCACTCCAATGGCCGTAGTGAAGTGCGCAATCGAGCTCGAAATCGCCGACGCCGTCGAGAGCCACGGCGGCGCCGTGTCTCTGCCCGACCTCGCCTCCGCCGTCGCCTGCTCGCCCTCCGCCCTCGGCCGCATCATGCGGTACTTGACCCACCGCGGCTTCTTCGAGCTCAAAGAATCCACAAATCAATACGCCAacactcctctctctctcctacttttaaaAAGCGGAGTGAATACCATCGCTCCGCTTTTGGTGATGGAGGCCAGCCCCTGGATGCTGGCCCCGTGGCACGGTCTGTCCGCAAGCGCCTCCCGCAGCGGAGGTTCGGGATTCAAGGCCGCGCACGGGGAGGAAATCTGGGAGTTCGGGTCCCACAATCCGGCTGAGAGCAAGCTATTCAACGATGGGATGGCGTGCCACGCTAGGCGGGCGGTGTCTGAGATCGTGGAGCAGTATGGCGAGGTCTTTGAAGGGATCGATTGCTTGGTGGATGTCGGCGGAGGGGACGGCACGACTCTCCATTGTATCGTGGAGGCATGCCCGTGGATCCGGGGGATCAACTACGATCTCCCCCACGTTGTCTCTGCGGCTCAGGTGAGACAAGGTGTGGAGCATGTCGCCGGGGACATGTTTGAATATGTCCCAAATGCTGATGCTGCTTTCATCAAG TGGGTACTGCATGACTGGAGTGACGATGAGTGCGTGCAGATACTGACAAAATGCCGGGAAGCGATTCCCAAGGAGACGGGGAAGGTGATAATCGCGGAGGCGGTGATCGTTGAGGGAGAAGAAGACAAGTACCGCGACGTTAAGCTGGCACTCGACGTGGCCATGTTGTCTCACACAGAAAAAGGGAAAGAGAGGACTATTGAAGAGTGGGATTTAGTGATCAAAGGAGCTGGTTTCAGTAGCTTCACTGTCCAACATATTGGCTCCATTATTTCTATTATTGAAGCCTATCCTTGA
- the LOC121746784 gene encoding NAC domain-containing protein 6-like produces MDESPPPSSSPSSSHEVDLPGFRFHPTEEELLNFYLRRMLSGHKLHGDVIGFLNIYKHHPRELPGLARINGEREWYFFVPRERKHGSGGRPNRTTENGFWKATGSDRKILSSSDPRKVSGVKKTLVFYEGRAPRGRKTDWVMNEFRLPDACTLPQEMVLCKIYRKATPLKVLEQRAAMEEESKTDTSPTPSSDFSMFSDSEDVKFEGWSCNTALNMDWSLSQDNLWPLDILTPNFMPLC; encoded by the exons ATGGACGAATCACCGCCACCATCGTCATCACCATCCTCGTCTCACGAAGTCGATCTCCCCGGATTCCGCTTCCACCCCACCGAGGAGGAGCTTCTCAACTTCTACCTCCGGAGAATGCTCTCCGGCCACAAACTCCACGGCGACGTCATCGGCTTTCTCAACATCTACAAGCATCATCCTAGAGAATTGCCAG GTCTGGCAAGAATcaatggagagagagagtggtACTTTTTCGTGCCTCGGGAAAGGAAGCATGGCAGCGGAGGCAGGCCTAACCGGACCACAGAAAACGGCTTCTGGAAGGCGACCGGCTCTGATAGAAAAATCCTGAGCTCGTCGGATCCGAGGAAGGTGTCGGGAGTGAAGAAAACACTTGTTTTCTACGAGGGGAGGGCGCCACGAGGGAGAAAGACTGATTGGGTGATGAACGAGTTCCGTTTGCCAGATGCGTGCACCTTACCGCAG GAGATGGTGTTGTGCAAGATATACCGGAAGGCAACGCCGTTGAAGGTACTGGAGCAGAGGGCCGCCATGGAGGAGGAGAGCAAGACCGACACTTCCCCAACCCCGTCATCGGATTTTTCCATGTTCTCCGATTCCGAGGATGTGAAGTTTGAAGGGTGGAGCTGCAACACCGCCTTGAACATGGACTGGAGCCTCAGCCAAGACAATTTGTGGCCACTCGACATTCTCACACCCAATTTCATGCCACTCTGTTGA
- the LOC121748742 gene encoding glycerol-3-phosphate acyltransferase 9, translating into MNKLNTSSSELDLDRPNIEDYLPSGSIQEPHGELRLRDLLDISPTLTEAAGAIVDDSFTRCFKSNPPEPWNWNIYLFPLWCLGVVVRYMILFPLRVMVLMLGWIVFLSCYFPVHFLLTGQEKLRKRLERGLVELICSFFVASWTGVVKYHGPRPSMRPKQVFVANHTSMIDFIVLEQMTAFAVIMQKHPGWVGLLQSTILESLGCIWFNRSEAKDREIVARKLREHVHGADNNPLLIFPEGTCVNNHYTVMFKKGAFELGCTVCPIAVKYNKIFVDAFWNSRKQSFTTHLLQLMTSWAVVCDVWYLEPQNLKPGETAIEFAERVRDIISVRAGLKKVPWDGYLKYSRPSPKHREQKQQSFAESILRRLEEK; encoded by the exons ATGAATAAGCTGAACACATCGAGCTCCGAATTGGATTTGGATCGCCCTAACATCGAGGACTATCTCCCCTCCGGATCCATCCAAGAGCCCCATGGCGAGCTCCGCTT GCGCGATTTGCTCGATATTTCGCCAACTCTGACCGAGGCAGCTGGCGCCATTGTCGAC GATTCTTTCACGAGATGTTTCAAGTCGAATCCCCCGGAACCATGGAACTGGAATATATACTTGTTTCCTTTGTGGTGCTTGGGAGTTGTTGTCAGATATATGATTCTGTTCCCATTAAG GGTAATGGTGTTGATGCTAGGATGGATTGTATTCCTCTCTTGCTATTTTCCTGTGCATTTCCTGTTAACAGGGCAGGAGAAGTTGAGAAAAAGATTAGAG AGAGGTCTTGTGGAGCTGATTTGCAGTTTCTTTGTGGCATCATGGACTGGAGTTGTCAAGTACCATGGTCCACGTCCTAGTATGCGGCCTAAGCAG GTTTTTGTTGCTAATCACACATCCATGATTGACTTCATTGTTTTGGAACAAATGACTGCATTTGCAGTGATTATGCAGAAGCATCCTGGGTGGGTCG GACTATTGCAGAGCACTATTCTGGAAAGTCTAGGATGTATCTGGTTTAACCGCTCAGAGGCCAAGGATCGTGAAATTGTTGCAAGAAA GCTAAGAGAACATGTTCATGGTGCTGATAATAATCCTCTTCTTATATTCCCAGAAGGAACTTGTGTTAATAATCACTACACTGTGATGTTTAAGAAG GGCGCATTTGAACTTGGCTGCACTGTCTGTCCAATCGCAGTCAAGTATAACAAGATTTTTGTGGATGCCTTCTGGAACAGCCGGAA ACAGTCCTTCACTACACACTTGTTACAGCTTATGACTTCCTGGGCTGTTGTTTGTGATGTATGGTACCTGGAGCCTCAAAACCTGAAACCAGGGGAAACAGCTATTGAATTTGCTGAAAG GGTGAGGGACATTATTTCTGTTCGAGCAGGCCTTAAAAAGGTGCCATGGGATGGATATTTGAAATATTCCCGCCCAAGCCCCAAGCATCGTGAGCAAAA GCAGCAAAGCTTCGCTGAGTCCATTCTCCGTCGTTTGGAGGAGAAATGA
- the LOC121748542 gene encoding isocitrate dehydrogenase [NAD] regulatory subunit 1, mitochondrial-like, with protein sequence MSRRTLPIFKNLLSGAGSTRSVTYMPRPGDGTPRPVTLIPGDGVGPLVTGAVERVMEAMHAPVYFEKYDVHGDMKTVPPELIESIKKNKVCLKGGLKTPVGGGVSSLNVMLRKELDLYASLVHCFNLKGLPTRHQNVDIVVIRENTEGEYAGLEHEVVPGVVESLKVITKFCSERIAKYAFEYAYLNNRKKVTAVHKANIMKLADGLFLESCREIASKYPSIQYNEMIVDNCSMQLVSKPEQFDVMVTPNLYGNLVSNVAAGIAGGTGVMPGGNVGADHAIFEQGASAGNVGNEKLLEQKKANPVALLLSSAMMLRHLQFPSFADRLETAVKRVILEGKYRTKDLGGVSTTQEVVDAVIANLE encoded by the exons ATGTCTAGGCGAACTCTTCCAATCTTCAAAAACCTCCTCTCCGGCGCCGGATCCACCCGATCCGTGACGTACATGCCCCGACCCGGCGACGGAACCCCGCGCCCCGTCACGCTGATCCCCGGCGACGGCGTCGGCCCGCTCGTCACCGGCGCCGTGGAGCGGGTGATGGAGGCTATGCACGCGCCGGTCTACTTCGAGAAATACGACGTCCACGGCGACATGAAGACGGTGCCGCCGGAGCTGATCGAGTCGATTAAGAAGAACAAGGTGTGCCTCAAGGGCGGGCTGAAGACGCCGGTCGGTGGAGGCGTGAGCTCGCTGAATGTGATGCTGAGGAAGGAGCTCGATCTCTACGCTTCGCTGGTGCACTGCTTTAACCTCAAGGGGCTCCCCACGCGCCACCAGAATGTGGATATTGTTGTGATCCGGGAGAACACGGAGGGAGAGTATGCCGGCCTCGAGCACGAGGTTGTTCCTGGAGTCGTTGAGAGCTTGAAG GTGATAACAAAGTTCTGTTCTGAGCGAATTGCAAAGTATGCGTTTGAGTATGCGTATCTGAACAACCGCAAGAAGGTGACTGCTGTGCATAAAGCAAATATCATGAAACTTGCAGATGGTTTGTTTTTGGAATCCTGTCGCGAGATTGCTAGCAAGTACCCTAGTATCCAGTACAATGAGATGATTGTGGATAACTGCTCCATGCAACTCGTTTCCAAGCCAGAGCAGTTTGACGTTATG GTGACTCCAAATCTCTACGGGAACTTGGTCTCCAATGTAGCTGCTGGTATTGCTGGTGGTACTGGTGTCATGCCTGGAG GGAATGTAGGAGCTGATCATGCCATTTTCGAGCAAGGTGCTTCTGCGGGAAATGTGGGAAATGAGAAATTGCTAGAGCAAAAGAAGGCAAACCCGGTAGCATTGCTGCTTTCTTCAGCAATGATGCTAAGACATTTGCAATTCCCTTCATTCGCTGACCGGCTAGAAACTGCAGTGAAGCGTGTCATATTAGAAGGTAAATACCGGACAAAGGATCTTGGCGGCGTCAGCACCACCCAGGAAGTTGTGGATGCTGTCATCGCAAATCTCGAATGA
- the LOC121747060 gene encoding probable serine/threonine-protein kinase PIX13 — MGICWSSKPSDDRSPPATGELCSSTAPTTDTTLAWSGSSGFWGASPAQSPQMLPHHSLRIFTFAELKAATRNFRNDTVVGEGGFGKVYKGWLDSKSGSTVVAVKKLNPESVQGFEEWQSEVNFLGKLSHRNLVKLLGYCWDEKELLLVYEFMQKGSLENHLFGRGAAVQPLPWDTRLKILIGAARGLAFLHASDKKVIYRDFKASNILLDQSYHAKLSDFGLARMGPTASKSHVSTQVMGTYGYAAPEYVATGHLYVKSDVYGFGVVLVEMLTGLRALDTNRPAKQHNLVDWIKPSLQERRKLKSVMDSHLEGRYPSRSALKIAQLALNCVESEQKNRPSMQEIVQTLEEIEMARERPRQPRVHSSYRADDRSVLQQYRHQNQPRKESKRVYQLPPRA, encoded by the exons ATGGGAATCTGCTGGAGCTCTAAGCCTTCTGATGATCGGAGCCCTCCCGCCACAGGGGAGCTCTGCTCTTCAACGGCGCCGACGACGGACACGACGTTGGCGTGGAGCGGCAGCAGCGGATTCTGGGGGGCGAGCCCGGCCCAGAGTCCGCAGATGCTGCCGCACCATAGTTTGAGGATTTTCACGTTCGCGGAGCTTAAGGCGGCTACTAGAAACTTCCGGAACGATACGGTGGTCGGGGAGGGCGGGTTCGGGAAGGTGTACAAAGGGTGGCTCGACTCGAAGAGCGGATCGACGGTCGTTGCGGTTAAGAAGCTCAATCCTGAGAGCGTTCAGGGATTTGAGGAATGGCAG TCGGAGGTTAATTTTCTCGGGAAATTGTCGCATCGGAATCTTGTTAAGCTGTTAGGATACTGTTGGGATGAGAAAGAACTGCTGCTTGTGTATGAATTCATGCAGAAAGGCAGCCTTGAAAATCATCTATTTGGAA GGGGTGCTGCTGTCCAGCCGCTGCCGTGGGATACGCGGCTGAAGATACTGATCGGAGCAGCCAGAGGCCTCGCATTCTTGCACGCTTCCGATAAAAAGGTCATCTACCGAGACTTCAAGGCCTCCAACATCTTGCTCGACCAG TCGTACCACGCCAAGCTATCTGATTTCGGGCTGGCAAGAATGGGGCCAACTGCGAGCAAGTCTCATGTTTCGACACAAGTAATGGGGACGTACGGCTATGCTGCCCCGGAATATGTTGCCACGGGGCATTTATATGTGAAAAGCGACGTCTATGGATTTGGCGTAGTGTTGGTGGAGATGCTGACGGGGCTACGTGCTCTCGACACCAACCGCCCGGCTAAGCAACACAATCTGGTGGATTGGATAAAGCCGAGTCTGCAGGAGAGGAGGAAGTTGAAGAGTGTTATGGATTCACATTTGGAGGGGAGATATCCTTCAAGATCAGCATTAAAGATAGCCCAACTTGCCCTCAATTGTGTTGAgagtgagcaaaaaaaccggccCTCGATGCAGGAGATTGTTCAGACGCTCGAAGAGATCGAGATGGCGAGGGAACGGCCTAGGCAACCTCGGGTGCACTCTAGTTATCGAGCGGATGATAGGAGTGTGCTGCAACAGTATCGTCACCAAAATCAACCGAGGAAGGAATCTAAACGTGTCTATCAACTCCCACCACGCGCATAA